The Roseicyclus marinus genome has a segment encoding these proteins:
- a CDS encoding cupin domain-containing protein: MNADQIIAHLNLAPHPEGGFYRQTWVAENAGRPSGTCIYFLLRSGQSSHWHRVDATEIWLYHAGAPLILSLSDSDQGPATDHLLTPDLATGAPQIIVPEHHWQAARTTGDFTLVSCTVSPGFSFSGFTLAPPGFDIPRR, from the coding sequence ATGAATGCCGACCAGATCATCGCCCATCTGAACCTCGCCCCCCATCCCGAGGGCGGGTTTTACCGCCAGACATGGGTGGCGGAAAACGCCGGCCGCCCCAGCGGCACCTGCATCTATTTCCTCCTCAGATCCGGACAATCGAGCCATTGGCACAGGGTCGACGCGACCGAGATCTGGCTCTACCACGCGGGCGCCCCCCTCATCCTGTCCCTGTCGGACAGCGACCAAGGCCCCGCCACCGACCACCTCCTCACCCCCGACTTGGCCACGGGCGCGCCCCAGATCATCGTGCCCGAACACCATTGGCAGGCCGCGCGCACGACGGGTGATTTCACCCTCGTCTCCTGCACCGTCTCGCCGGGTTTCTCCTTTTCCGGCTTCACGCTGGCCCCGCCGGGCTTCGATATCCCGCGCCGGTAA